One window from the genome of Rhodopirellula halodulae encodes:
- a CDS encoding SDR family NAD(P)-dependent oxidoreductase, with product MPSDPTQPPADPFAFRPDGFRLDGRRIVLTGGTQGVGAAIARGVTLAGADVVLIGLRRDAAAEATLDACRQTGRRAELLLADLSEPPTIWLDDLMRQIDAVLPGCDTLINNAGTFIDVPYLEMTAERYEKTMNLNVSAGYFLTQAFAKRWVADSNAGRVLFTGSINGFLAEPDHTAYDTSKGAVAAMVRSLCVSLAPLGIRVNSMAPGLVRTPLTDIVNQDRKVESWMQAHTPNGQVPSPDACVGAAIFLISDVAEHVHGQTLLVDGGMSTWQQPDPPPT from the coding sequence ATGCCTTCGGACCCAACTCAGCCCCCAGCGGATCCATTCGCCTTCCGTCCCGATGGTTTCCGTTTGGATGGCAGGCGGATCGTGCTCACCGGGGGGACGCAGGGCGTCGGTGCGGCGATCGCGCGAGGCGTGACACTTGCTGGTGCCGATGTCGTCCTGATTGGTCTTCGTCGAGATGCCGCGGCAGAAGCCACCCTGGACGCCTGTCGACAGACTGGGCGGCGGGCGGAGCTGTTGCTGGCGGACCTCTCTGAACCGCCCACGATTTGGCTCGACGATTTAATGAGGCAAATCGATGCAGTCCTGCCGGGATGCGACACGTTGATCAACAACGCTGGAACATTCATCGACGTGCCATACTTGGAAATGACGGCGGAGCGTTACGAGAAGACCATGAACTTGAACGTCTCCGCGGGATACTTTCTGACCCAAGCTTTCGCGAAACGTTGGGTGGCGGATTCCAACGCCGGCCGAGTGCTGTTCACCGGTTCGATCAATGGATTTTTGGCGGAACCTGATCACACCGCCTATGACACGTCCAAAGGGGCTGTCGCGGCGATGGTTCGATCACTCTGCGTTTCGCTTGCGCCGCTCGGAATTCGCGTGAACTCGATGGCCCCCGGTCTGGTTCGCACTCCGCTCACCGACATCGTGAACCAAGACCGCAAAGTCGAATCCTGGATGCAGGCCCACACACCCAACGGCCAGGTGCCTTCCCCGGATGCCTGTGTCGGAGCCGCGATTTTTCTGATCAGCGACGTTGCGGAACACGTTCATGGACAAAC
- a CDS encoding DUF6807 domain-containing protein: MASGPVPLYHNPSTSNDVENNATTSGEGWYNMPLQSDDALQTNAHNVTMNPFGPASTQSEPQRLRPSLKAFLPIVSSDSQIRTSVGSRGLACLMAALSFATISLQTVSADSPNAAATQSAWDAREVASDDKASQQMDVEISHGGKLIARHHASLEGTPGLYPLLSPSGLPLTRDYPMQEKGKYEKDDHHHHRSVWFTHGIVNDLDFWLDKPTPHTGYVVQTSMTKSQTQNGVVITTENDWNHPEGKRVLSDQRRWTFSQSHGDTVIDLDVRLKATDGDVVFGDTKEGTLGVRVAGTMKVDSKLGGTGQNAEGLKDGEAWGKVSSWVDYSGPIMQSDSDDPSTWPNAGITIFYHPENQLQECYWHVRTYGLFAANPFGRHHFGQPEYDGVKIADGEHMDLHFRIVLHDGGFDREKSEQHFADYADTQPSF; this comes from the coding sequence ATGGCATCCGGCCCCGTCCCTCTCTATCATAATCCATCGACTTCCAACGACGTGGAAAACAACGCCACCACATCGGGGGAAGGTTGGTACAACATGCCCCTACAGTCCGACGACGCACTCCAAACAAACGCACACAACGTGACAATGAACCCATTTGGCCCCGCCAGCACTCAATCTGAGCCACAACGTCTTCGCCCTTCGCTGAAGGCTTTCCTTCCAATCGTTTCATCCGATTCACAAATCCGAACCTCAGTGGGTTCGCGTGGGCTTGCCTGCCTGATGGCCGCGCTGTCGTTTGCAACGATCAGCCTGCAAACGGTTTCAGCTGATTCACCAAACGCCGCCGCAACCCAATCGGCCTGGGACGCTCGGGAAGTCGCCTCCGATGATAAAGCCTCCCAACAAATGGATGTGGAGATATCTCACGGTGGAAAATTGATCGCACGCCACCACGCAAGTCTCGAAGGCACGCCAGGCCTCTACCCCTTGCTCTCGCCATCCGGCTTGCCGCTCACCCGCGACTACCCGATGCAAGAGAAAGGAAAGTACGAAAAAGATGACCACCATCACCATCGTTCGGTATGGTTCACACACGGGATCGTGAACGACCTGGACTTCTGGCTCGACAAGCCAACCCCGCACACCGGCTACGTCGTGCAGACCTCGATGACGAAAAGCCAAACTCAGAATGGAGTCGTCATCACCACCGAGAACGATTGGAACCATCCCGAAGGCAAACGCGTTCTCAGCGACCAACGTCGTTGGACGTTCTCGCAATCACATGGCGACACGGTCATCGATTTGGACGTGCGTTTAAAAGCGACCGACGGTGACGTCGTCTTTGGTGACACAAAAGAAGGCACGCTGGGCGTTCGAGTCGCGGGCACGATGAAGGTCGACTCCAAGCTTGGCGGCACGGGACAAAACGCGGAAGGACTTAAAGACGGCGAGGCCTGGGGCAAAGTTTCTTCTTGGGTCGACTACAGCGGCCCCATCATGCAATCGGACTCGGATGATCCTTCGACGTGGCCCAACGCCGGCATCACGATCTTCTATCATCCCGAGAACCAACTGCAGGAATGCTACTGGCACGTCCGCACCTACGGTCTGTTCGCCGCCAACCCATTTGGGCGTCACCACTTTGGCCAGCCTGAGTATGACGGGGTGAAGATCGCTGACGGAGAACACATGGACCTGCATTTCCGAATCGTCCTTCACGACGGCGGCTTCGATCGCGAAAAGTCGGAGCAACACTTTGCTGACTACGCGGATACCCAGCCGTCGTTTTGA
- a CDS encoding DUF1549 and DUF1553 domain-containing protein produces MPSFLISGLCGANVMSHRRGWNLLIAFIGVLWLGASPALAQRANKRNVKQASAATKIRLPESVRTKQRVDMDVAPVRESSREEIRYAANELDTLIERELLAEGIAPKELASDEVFLRRVYLDVAGRIPTLEEAQQFLESTSKTRREELIDRLLSSPDYVSHSYNWWADTLRLVDRPQPNLVADPYNGYVKQSIAENKPYDKWVYEMLTASGKVWDNPATGFQFRDDGMPLPYIDNTVRVFLGTQIGCAQCHDHPFDEWSQYQFYQLAAFTAGTSTRMRKGDPGYEKTNPANALINQGKEHFDKGRVPGEFQRLTRANTYVVSEKPRKLRLPHDYAYRNAKPKDIVEPAVLWGEVPSSAKNATPREQFAAWVTSPENPRFSKTIVNRVWKRLMGVGFVEPIDDFRDENVCVNEAAMDHLCRELVRRGFDLKELTRMVLYSQTYQRQATDYDITSGEFYYFPGPTVRRMTAEQVWDSILTLAVNNPWPFQRPTAEEMRPVMDLDFSKVDFDEVKKRSERFKETYFASVYKRGLNQHAYQRNILCRASELPSPLPNDHFLRQFGQGDREVINGSQDEATVPQILAMFNGPITHVMLEPGSALVDNVLKVSNTKKRIDAIFLSVLTRKPSADDRIIASRELSSRNLSGVGYGNIIWALLNTREFLFIQ; encoded by the coding sequence ATGCCATCTTTTCTGATTTCAGGGTTGTGCGGAGCCAATGTGATGAGCCACCGACGTGGTTGGAATTTGCTAATCGCTTTCATCGGCGTGCTGTGGTTGGGGGCGTCGCCCGCTTTGGCTCAACGAGCCAACAAGCGGAATGTGAAACAAGCGTCCGCCGCAACCAAGATCCGGTTGCCGGAAAGCGTTCGCACCAAACAGCGTGTCGACATGGACGTGGCACCCGTTCGCGAATCGAGTCGTGAGGAGATTCGATACGCGGCGAACGAACTCGACACCCTGATCGAACGTGAGTTGTTGGCCGAAGGCATTGCACCCAAGGAACTGGCGAGCGACGAGGTGTTCCTTCGCCGGGTTTACTTGGACGTGGCAGGCCGAATTCCGACGTTGGAAGAGGCTCAGCAATTTCTCGAGTCGACCTCAAAGACACGCCGCGAGGAATTGATCGATCGGTTGTTGTCCAGTCCTGATTACGTCAGCCATTCTTACAACTGGTGGGCCGACACGTTGCGGTTGGTGGATCGACCACAACCGAACTTGGTCGCGGATCCATACAACGGATACGTCAAACAGAGCATCGCTGAAAACAAACCGTACGACAAATGGGTCTACGAGATGCTGACGGCCAGCGGCAAAGTTTGGGACAACCCCGCGACAGGGTTTCAGTTTCGTGACGACGGCATGCCGCTTCCCTACATCGACAACACGGTGCGAGTCTTCCTGGGCACGCAAATTGGCTGTGCTCAATGTCACGACCATCCATTCGACGAGTGGTCGCAGTATCAGTTTTATCAGCTCGCTGCTTTCACCGCGGGCACCAGCACTCGCATGCGAAAAGGCGACCCCGGTTACGAGAAAACCAATCCGGCCAATGCCCTGATCAATCAAGGCAAGGAACACTTTGACAAAGGACGCGTTCCCGGCGAGTTTCAACGGTTGACGCGGGCCAACACCTACGTGGTCAGTGAGAAGCCTCGCAAGTTGCGTTTGCCCCACGACTATGCCTACCGCAATGCCAAGCCCAAAGACATCGTTGAGCCAGCGGTTTTATGGGGCGAAGTCCCTTCGTCCGCCAAAAACGCGACGCCGCGAGAACAATTTGCCGCGTGGGTCACCAGCCCAGAAAACCCACGGTTCAGCAAAACCATCGTCAACCGAGTTTGGAAACGTTTGATGGGCGTCGGGTTCGTTGAACCGATCGACGATTTTCGCGACGAGAATGTGTGCGTCAATGAAGCGGCCATGGATCACCTTTGCCGAGAATTGGTCCGTCGTGGATTTGATTTGAAAGAGCTGACTCGAATGGTTCTTTACAGCCAAACGTATCAACGTCAGGCGACGGACTATGACATCACCAGCGGCGAGTTTTATTACTTCCCTGGACCAACCGTTCGTCGGATGACCGCGGAACAGGTTTGGGATTCCATTTTGACTTTGGCGGTGAACAACCCTTGGCCGTTCCAACGTCCCACCGCGGAAGAGATGCGTCCGGTAATGGATCTGGATTTTTCCAAGGTAGACTTCGACGAGGTGAAGAAACGTTCGGAGCGATTCAAGGAGACTTACTTCGCTTCGGTTTACAAGCGTGGGCTGAACCAGCACGCCTATCAGCGAAACATTCTTTGCCGTGCCAGTGAGTTGCCATCGCCGCTGCCCAACGATCATTTCCTGCGGCAATTCGGCCAGGGCGACCGCGAGGTCATCAATGGTTCGCAGGACGAGGCGACCGTGCCACAAATTTTGGCAATGTTCAATGGTCCGATCACGCATGTGATGTTGGAACCCGGATCGGCGCTCGTGGACAATGTCTTGAAAGTTAGCAACACCAAGAAACGCATCGACGCGATTTTCCTGAGTGTGTTGACTCGCAAACCATCCGCGGACGATCGAATCATTGCTTCTCGAGAGTTGTCCAGCCGGAATCTCTCCGGTGTTGGGTACGGCAACATCATTTGGGCGCTGCTGAACACTCGCGAATTTTTATTCATTCAATGA